In Limosilactobacillus sp. WILCCON 0051, a single window of DNA contains:
- a CDS encoding sodium:proton antiporter → MTTVYIVGLLLITVVAANIIHLLWPVLPLAIYQILAGIMLSILPIDTHAIVLEPEIFMLLIIAPLMFNDGQNVSFRQLSQNIRQILSMAVGLAIVTVILVGSGLKLALPQHFTYALAFMLAAIITPTDAVAVKSLTTNVEMPKNVNETLEYESLFNDASGLVLFSLATGTLTSGEFSLGHGVLTFLYVFFGGIIFGSLMGWMLIALRTTLMRTHVDIGSIVIPINVMTPFAVYWLAEEMHLSGILAVVAAGIVHSILYDQLRLTSSRVQNATTTLWNIIASLLNGFVFVLLGVMLPEVVSQTLTATILKLALLALGLYLAMGLIRYLWARFKLVDMHSTNPKRDGLLLALGGIHGTITLAMAFSIPVLTESAQLATRNQLILLAAIVILISLTVGTLAFPRLLPAKTKNYTNDEFQDQLIHTVQYAIDELSQSPEHKKEQALLIDQLSSQMTLTFKINRNVYDRLASQARGVEMQTLAELRENGVVTAKEEQVYNRMIGRDALMHSQHGLFAFLRIWHYRFKWKRLSHKLHKHHPQTFAQLQKIHDDKTLQDKSKAVRQQYFDRLESIFNMTMTDVNEFLDEVQTPDNVHEVAMVRRMYLNRQQTLDRFHSRGEMDINVLRTLAIKAFQDEHSYVQQQAAAGVISSDLANALNEHISNDQLVCIQSFED, encoded by the coding sequence ATGACCACTGTCTACATTGTTGGTCTGCTATTGATAACCGTTGTGGCAGCCAACATCATTCATCTGCTCTGGCCGGTTTTGCCATTGGCGATTTATCAGATCCTAGCCGGCATCATGCTCAGTATCTTGCCGATTGATACGCATGCCATCGTTTTGGAGCCTGAGATTTTCATGCTGCTGATTATCGCGCCATTAATGTTTAACGATGGCCAAAACGTGTCTTTTCGCCAGCTTTCGCAAAATATTCGGCAGATCCTGTCAATGGCGGTCGGCTTGGCAATTGTCACCGTAATTCTGGTTGGCAGCGGCCTCAAGCTGGCTTTGCCGCAGCATTTCACCTATGCGCTGGCCTTCATGCTGGCGGCGATCATTACGCCAACGGATGCCGTCGCGGTTAAGTCTTTGACGACCAATGTTGAGATGCCGAAAAACGTTAATGAGACTCTGGAATACGAATCGCTGTTCAACGATGCTTCCGGACTGGTCTTGTTCAGTCTGGCTACCGGGACCTTGACTTCTGGGGAATTTTCGCTGGGCCACGGCGTTTTAACCTTTTTATACGTGTTCTTTGGCGGGATTATTTTTGGATCGCTGATGGGCTGGATGCTGATCGCGCTGCGAACGACGCTGATGCGAACCCACGTCGATATCGGCTCCATCGTTATTCCAATCAACGTTATGACTCCATTTGCCGTCTATTGGCTGGCCGAGGAAATGCATCTTTCGGGAATTCTGGCGGTCGTGGCAGCCGGAATCGTGCACAGTATCTTATACGACCAGCTGCGGCTCACTTCTTCGCGCGTGCAGAATGCTACGACGACGCTTTGGAATATCATTGCCAGTCTGCTAAACGGTTTTGTGTTCGTGCTGCTGGGGGTTATGCTGCCAGAAGTCGTCAGCCAGACTTTGACCGCCACGATCTTGAAACTGGCGCTCTTGGCACTGGGTCTTTACCTGGCAATGGGCTTGATTCGCTATCTATGGGCACGCTTCAAATTAGTCGACATGCACTCCACGAATCCGAAACGTGATGGTCTGCTGCTCGCTTTAGGCGGAATTCACGGTACGATTACGCTGGCAATGGCCTTTTCCATCCCCGTGCTAACCGAAAGCGCGCAGCTGGCAACCCGTAATCAGCTGATTCTTTTAGCCGCCATCGTCATTTTGATCAGTCTGACGGTCGGCACACTGGCCTTTCCGCGTCTGCTGCCAGCCAAGACTAAGAACTATACCAACGATGAGTTCCAAGATCAGCTGATTCACACCGTGCAATATGCCATCGATGAACTGAGCCAATCGCCAGAACACAAAAAAGAACAGGCGCTTTTGATTGACCAGCTGAGCAGTCAGATGACGCTGACCTTTAAGATCAATCGCAACGTCTATGATCGGCTTGCCAGTCAGGCGCGCGGCGTTGAAATGCAGACCTTGGCTGAGCTGCGCGAAAATGGCGTCGTCACTGCCAAAGAAGAGCAGGTCTATAACCGCATGATTGGCCGCGATGCCTTAATGCACAGTCAGCATGGCCTGTTTGCCTTTTTAAGAATCTGGCATTACCGGTTTAAGTGGAAACGTTTGAGTCATAAGCTGCATAAGCATCATCCCCAGACATTTGCACAACTCCAGAAAATCCACGACGATAAAACCTTACAGGACAAATCCAAGGCCGTTCGTCAGCAGTACTTTGATCGGTTAGAGTCAATCTTTAACATGACCATGACCGATGTCAACGAGTTTCTCGACGAGGTGCAGACGCCCGACAACGTCCATGAAGTCGCGATGGTTCGCCGCATGTATCTGAATCGGCAGCAGACTTTGGATCGTTTCCATTCACGGGGCGAAATGGACATCAACGTTTTGCGGACATTAGCTATTAAGGCGTTTCAAGATGAGCACAGCTATGTTCAGCAACAGGCTGCCGCTGGGGTAATCTCTAGTGATCTGGCCAATGCATTGAATGAGCACATCTCAAACGATCAATTGGTCTGCATCCAATCGTTTGAAGACTAG
- a CDS encoding linear amide C-N hydrolase, giving the protein MCTAISFTTRQQHRFVGRTMDFPTRSTPWQLGYLPIDYQWQSLPECDSFANDYAILGGMRKINHHYLIGDGLNSAGLWAAELYFPGPQVYYDHPQSQRLNLSPQDLIGWLLGMHASVAEIAAELDSVALNGVIWHDHDIVHPFHWLLSDATGTYLIEPTQLDLKIQPIQLGVLTNSPCYAKQHQKLTDYLGIDQAASDAEIIMAIRGSKTPPPLKRTPTSRFINASLNLWQTSPIEDQDAIKQGDKLLKQVVLEQLAGHEVYTHYLEMVDVQTQTSYFYDLTTKQKLKQRLPDLMVRFDQPYLFES; this is encoded by the coding sequence ATGTGTACGGCAATCAGTTTTACAACCAGGCAGCAGCATCGCTTTGTCGGGCGCACGATGGACTTTCCGACCCGCTCTACGCCATGGCAGCTGGGATATCTGCCAATCGATTATCAATGGCAGAGTCTGCCGGAATGTGACTCATTTGCCAACGACTACGCAATCTTAGGCGGGATGCGCAAAATCAATCACCACTATCTGATTGGCGATGGCTTGAATTCGGCGGGCTTATGGGCAGCTGAGCTATATTTTCCCGGTCCGCAGGTTTATTATGACCATCCCCAAAGCCAGCGTCTTAATCTGTCGCCACAGGACTTGATCGGCTGGCTGCTGGGCATGCACGCATCAGTTGCCGAAATCGCTGCAGAATTGGATTCAGTAGCACTAAATGGCGTAATCTGGCACGATCATGACATCGTCCATCCATTTCATTGGCTTTTAAGCGATGCCACTGGTACCTATCTGATCGAGCCCACCCAGCTTGATTTAAAGATTCAGCCCATCCAGCTGGGTGTCTTAACCAACAGTCCCTGCTATGCAAAACAGCATCAAAAACTGACTGACTATCTGGGAATCGATCAAGCGGCCAGCGATGCCGAGATAATCATGGCGATTCGCGGCTCCAAGACTCCCCCACCCTTAAAAAGAACGCCCACTTCACGTTTTATCAATGCCTCGCTCAATCTTTGGCAGACATCCCCTATTGAAGATCAGGACGCTATCAAGCAAGGAGACAAGCTTTTAAAACAAGTCGTGCTCGAGCAATTGGCTGGCCATGAAGTTTATACCCATTATCTAGAGATGGTAGACGTTCAAACCCAGACCAGTTATTTTTATGATCTGACCACAAAGCAAAAATTGAAACAGCGGCTGCCAGATTTAATGGTACGTTTTGATCAGCCGTATCTGTTTGAAAGCTGA
- a CDS encoding GNAT family N-acetyltransferase has product MIKITAVDPQDLPAILRIERLGFNEAEAGTAAQYQARINQLADTFLVARDADQLVGFIVGPVVDARFKYIEDWMYEANVQNRAQPGGNQMIQTIAVDPDYRGQGIGSSLLQAIEKQAIQNQRHHIALTCLLDRVPFYEKNGYVNQGIAASAHAGEVWYNMTKLLPSQPHPLG; this is encoded by the coding sequence ATGATTAAAATTACTGCCGTTGATCCCCAAGACCTGCCAGCCATCCTGCGCATTGAACGACTTGGCTTTAACGAGGCCGAAGCTGGAACTGCTGCTCAGTATCAAGCGCGGATCAATCAGCTTGCCGATACGTTTCTGGTAGCACGCGACGCCGATCAGCTCGTTGGCTTTATCGTCGGTCCTGTCGTTGATGCGCGTTTTAAATATATTGAAGACTGGATGTATGAAGCTAACGTGCAAAATCGCGCTCAGCCTGGCGGCAACCAGATGATTCAAACGATTGCCGTTGATCCTGATTATCGTGGTCAAGGGATTGGCTCCAGTCTGCTGCAGGCCATTGAAAAACAGGCAATTCAAAATCAGCGGCATCACATCGCGCTGACCTGTTTACTGGATCGCGTGCCATTTTATGAGAAAAACGGCTATGTCAATCAAGGCATCGCGGCGTCAGCGCATGCCGGCGAAGTCTGGTACAACATGACCAAGCTTTTGCCCAGCCAACCGCATCCCCTTGGTTAG
- the pepI gene encoding proline iminopeptidase, giving the protein MIKDGFIPFGPYRTYYRIVGKPSDKAPLLLLHGGPGSTHNYFEALDELAERDQRQLIMYDQIGCGLSSMPDHPRVYQAATWLRELKNLRERLHLDQIHLLGQSWGGMLAIMYLCDEMPAGIKSLILSSTLSNAQLWGQEQHRLISFMSKEDQEVIAQAEAANDFTGDAYQRVNARFMELHAAAAPDENAPEYLWREKNVGELAYQTAWGPNEFTPTGNLKEYDYTDKLRGLYVPTLITSGTNDLCTPLVAKTMADALPNSQWHLFDGTRHMSFVEKPLEYQAVLQDWLDQHD; this is encoded by the coding sequence ATGATTAAAGACGGCTTTATCCCTTTTGGCCCTTACCGAACTTATTATCGGATCGTTGGCAAGCCCAGCGATAAGGCACCTTTACTGCTGCTGCATGGCGGGCCGGGCTCGACACACAACTACTTTGAGGCTTTGGATGAGCTGGCGGAGCGTGATCAGCGGCAATTGATCATGTACGACCAGATTGGCTGCGGCCTTTCCTCAATGCCCGATCATCCCCGGGTCTATCAGGCTGCGACCTGGCTGCGGGAACTAAAGAATCTGCGGGAACGGCTGCATCTGGATCAGATCCATCTATTGGGCCAGTCTTGGGGCGGTATGCTGGCAATCATGTATCTTTGTGATGAAATGCCGGCTGGAATTAAGAGCCTGATTCTTTCAAGCACCCTTTCTAATGCCCAATTATGGGGTCAAGAACAGCACCGTCTGATCAGCTTTATGAGCAAGGAGGATCAGGAAGTCATTGCTCAAGCTGAAGCAGCCAATGATTTCACCGGCGATGCCTATCAGCGGGTCAATGCCCGGTTTATGGAACTGCACGCGGCAGCAGCACCTGATGAGAATGCTCCTGAATATCTGTGGCGCGAGAAAAACGTTGGCGAACTGGCCTATCAAACGGCCTGGGGACCCAATGAGTTTACGCCGACCGGCAATCTCAAGGAATATGACTATACCGACAAGCTGCGCGGTCTATACGTGCCAACGCTGATCACCAGTGGGACCAACGACCTTTGCACGCCCCTGGTTGCCAAGACGATGGCCGATGCCCTGCCCAATTCGCAATGGCATTTGTTTGACGGCACGCGGCATATGTCGTTTGTCGAAAAGCCTTTGGAATATCAAGCAGTACTGCAGGATTGGCTGGATCAGCACGATTAG
- a CDS encoding type II toxin-antitoxin system Phd/YefM family antitoxin, producing MIVIEAVTTRELRKNFKKYADDIVEYGDTVLVARPENKNVVMISEKEYNSWQETNYLLKSEANRDALKHSIEQLGKQEHFLTPEEFESLNSHE from the coding sequence ATGATCGTGATTGAAGCTGTAACGACACGAGAATTGCGGAAAAATTTCAAGAAGTATGCTGATGATATAGTTGAATATGGTGATACGGTTTTGGTTGCAAGACCCGAAAATAAGAATGTTGTAATGATTTCTGAAAAAGAGTACAACTCTTGGCAAGAAACCAACTATCTGCTAAAAAGCGAGGCGAACAGGGATGCTTTAAAGCATTCGATTGAACAGCTCGGCAAGCAGGAACATTTTTTAACGCCAGAAGAATTTGAGAGCTTAAACAGTCATGAATAA
- a CDS encoding Txe/YoeB family addiction module toxin yields MNKLNIVFTADAWEEYLEWKKVNRSMVKRIDKLISDTIRHPFSGLGKPEPLQHDLQGFWSKKINDEHRMVYAVTETAIQIIQLKYHYHK; encoded by the coding sequence ATGAATAAGCTGAATATTGTTTTTACAGCCGATGCTTGGGAAGAATATTTGGAATGGAAAAAGGTCAATCGATCAATGGTTAAACGTATTGACAAGCTGATCAGTGATACAATTAGGCATCCCTTTTCCGGATTGGGAAAGCCAGAGCCTTTACAACATGACCTGCAAGGATTTTGGTCTAAAAAAATTAATGACGAGCATCGCATGGTATACGCGGTAACTGAGACGGCTATTCAAATCATCCAACTAAAGTATCACTATCATAAATAA
- a CDS encoding translation factor GTPase family protein, whose product MSKQITIGMIAHVDAGKTTLSEALLYQTGIIRRLGRVDNGDVFLDSDQLEKKRGITIFSHQAKLEYDNMTVTLLDTPGHVDFAAQTEQALRVLDYAVLVISATDGVKGYTRTLWQLLTENRVPTFIFINKMDADTADGQAVLSQLQTELAPGCFALTDFNGNLKAFDHEELAMQDDAALLEYLDQGQLSDERIRQMIQHRQLFPCCFGSALKLQGIDALLASLAQWTQPREFSSEFAARVFKVSHDERGERLTWVRVMGGSLKAKTAILPDQKANQLRVYNGSKFTIVNQVASGATCAIAGPTTTYPGQGLGKLKDDTQTLMQPVLSYAVDPKENDVHQCLKAMQTLADEDPLLHVVWDEQLQEIRVQIMGNVQLEIMQQLLLERFDIDVDFIKGGILYRETITAPIEGVGHFEPLRHYAEAHLLLEPAKRGAGMRYASQCSVDVLNKNWQHQIITSLEQASPKGVLIGAPLTDVKVTLVGGRAHVKHTEGGDFRQAASRALRQGLMTLKARQQCQLLEPWYRFRLIVPSTQVGRALNDLQRMHGEVDPLGDQTTDSVLLTGLAPVAQMSDYATVLRGYTHGQGQLECLPAGYRPCHNADEIIQQADYLPTADLANTPDSVFCAHGAGYPVKWDQVPQAMHCDYYCDFMHA is encoded by the coding sequence TTGAGCAAACAGATTACGATTGGCATGATCGCACATGTCGATGCCGGTAAAACAACACTTTCAGAGGCGCTGCTTTATCAGACGGGAATCATTCGCCGCCTGGGACGCGTTGACAATGGGGATGTATTCCTGGATTCTGATCAGCTTGAAAAAAAGCGCGGCATTACGATTTTTTCGCATCAGGCCAAGCTTGAGTATGACAATATGACCGTCACGCTGCTGGATACCCCTGGCCACGTTGACTTTGCCGCTCAGACTGAACAGGCGCTGCGGGTTTTAGACTATGCGGTTTTGGTAATTTCGGCAACCGATGGCGTGAAAGGATATACCAGAACGCTTTGGCAGCTGCTGACTGAAAACCGCGTCCCGACTTTTATCTTTATCAACAAAATGGATGCTGATACGGCTGATGGTCAGGCTGTCCTTAGTCAGCTGCAGACTGAGCTGGCGCCAGGCTGTTTTGCGTTGACGGATTTTAATGGCAATCTTAAAGCATTTGATCATGAAGAACTGGCTATGCAAGATGATGCCGCGCTTTTAGAGTATCTGGATCAAGGACAGCTTTCAGATGAGCGGATTCGGCAGATGATTCAACACCGACAGCTTTTTCCCTGCTGCTTTGGCTCAGCATTAAAGCTGCAGGGGATTGATGCCTTGCTGGCTTCACTTGCTCAATGGACGCAGCCCCGTGAATTTTCCAGCGAGTTTGCGGCTCGTGTGTTTAAGGTCTCACATGATGAACGGGGCGAGCGCTTAACCTGGGTACGGGTGATGGGCGGCAGTCTCAAGGCAAAGACCGCGATTTTACCGGATCAAAAAGCCAATCAGCTGCGGGTATACAATGGCAGTAAGTTTACCATTGTCAATCAGGTTGCATCAGGCGCTACCTGTGCCATTGCCGGACCGACGACAACCTATCCGGGGCAAGGACTGGGGAAGCTTAAAGACGATACGCAGACGCTTATGCAGCCCGTGTTGAGCTATGCGGTTGACCCGAAAGAAAATGACGTTCACCAATGCTTAAAGGCCATGCAGACACTGGCTGACGAAGATCCACTGCTGCACGTGGTCTGGGATGAGCAGCTGCAGGAGATTCGCGTTCAGATCATGGGGAACGTACAGCTCGAGATTATGCAGCAGCTGCTTCTAGAACGATTCGATATAGATGTCGACTTCATTAAGGGCGGCATTTTGTATCGCGAGACCATCACCGCGCCAATCGAGGGAGTCGGCCACTTTGAGCCATTGCGGCACTATGCCGAAGCCCATCTCTTGCTGGAACCGGCCAAGCGGGGAGCAGGGATGCGCTATGCCAGCCAATGCAGTGTCGATGTGCTGAATAAAAACTGGCAGCATCAGATTATTACCAGTCTGGAGCAGGCCAGTCCCAAAGGCGTTTTGATTGGCGCTCCGCTGACTGATGTCAAGGTGACGCTGGTTGGCGGCCGCGCGCACGTTAAACATACTGAGGGCGGGGACTTCCGTCAAGCTGCCAGTCGCGCGCTGCGGCAGGGACTAATGACTCTAAAAGCTCGGCAGCAGTGTCAGCTTTTGGAGCCGTGGTATCGTTTCCGCCTAATAGTTCCAAGTACTCAGGTTGGTCGCGCGCTTAACGATCTGCAGCGAATGCATGGCGAGGTTGACCCGCTTGGTGATCAGACGACTGACAGCGTTTTGCTGACCGGTCTGGCGCCAGTTGCCCAAATGAGCGACTATGCCACGGTGCTGCGCGGCTATACGCATGGTCAGGGGCAGCTGGAGTGTCTGCCGGCTGGCTATCGACCATGTCATAATGCCGACGAGATTATTCAGCAGGCGGACTATCTGCCGACTGCCGATCTGGCCAATACGCCGGATTCGGTTTTCTGCGCGCATGGTGCCGGCTATCCAGTCAAATGGGATCAGGTTCCGCAAGCCATGCATTGTGACTATTACTGCGACTTTATGCATGCATGA
- a CDS encoding aldo/keto reductase: MQTIKIGATSWEVSNVALGIMRMGTLPAAEAVKTLQAAHEAGINFIDSADIYGRDPKLGRGSSEIHFGQALKQSGLHRDDFYIQSKGGLFADETGRITRYDSSKKHLLTAVDGILKRMGIDYLDSFLIHRPDPLMDPGEVAAAFDELQKAGKVRHFGVSNFNPQQIELLQQACSQRLLIDQLQFSIMHTGMIDFGLHTNMTDPASLNHDGGVLEYARCRQMTIQTWSPFQYGTFAGTFIDNEKFPELNAVLKQLADKYQVSKNAIAVAWILKHPANMQVLLGTMNPRHLIDSALGSDITLTNQEWYDIYLAAGNSLP, encoded by the coding sequence ATGCAGACGATTAAAATTGGCGCGACAAGCTGGGAAGTGTCAAACGTTGCCTTAGGAATTATGCGAATGGGGACACTGCCCGCTGCTGAGGCCGTTAAGACGCTCCAGGCCGCTCATGAAGCCGGCATCAACTTTATCGATTCGGCTGACATCTATGGTCGTGATCCCAAGCTTGGCCGCGGCTCATCCGAGATTCATTTCGGTCAGGCACTCAAACAAAGCGGGCTGCACCGGGATGATTTTTATATTCAATCCAAGGGCGGGCTGTTTGCTGATGAAACGGGCCGCATTACCCGCTATGATTCTTCTAAAAAGCATCTGCTGACTGCCGTGGATGGCATCTTAAAACGAATGGGCATTGACTATCTGGATTCGTTCTTGATTCATCGTCCCGACCCGTTGATGGATCCTGGCGAGGTTGCCGCGGCTTTTGATGAGCTGCAAAAAGCCGGTAAAGTGCGGCACTTTGGCGTTTCCAACTTCAACCCGCAACAGATTGAACTGCTGCAGCAGGCCTGCTCCCAGCGGCTTTTGATCGATCAGCTGCAGTTTTCGATCATGCATACGGGGATGATTGATTTTGGTCTGCATACCAACATGACCGATCCGGCCTCGCTCAATCATGATGGGGGAGTGTTGGAGTACGCGCGGTGCAGGCAAATGACGATTCAAACCTGGTCGCCGTTTCAATATGGTACGTTTGCGGGAACCTTTATCGATAATGAGAAGTTCCCTGAATTAAACGCGGTGTTAAAGCAGCTTGCCGATAAGTATCAAGTCTCTAAAAATGCCATCGCGGTCGCTTGGATTCTCAAACATCCCGCTAACATGCAGGTGCTTTTGGGGACGATGAATCCGCGGCATCTGATTGACAGTGCATTGGGCAGCGATATAACCTTGACCAACCAGGAATGGTACGATATCTATCTGGCAGCTGGCAACTCACTGCCATAA
- a CDS encoding YitT family protein codes for MLKQASTNKVRLLDLLMITIGCGIYALGFVKINIANRLAEGGVTGISLIIYHLFHVDPSISTLCINIPLIIIGYRLLGRRALIYTVYGTIWLSVWIWIWQRVPFTLDIQHDLFLSGVLAGLIGGFGSGIVYRFDGTTGGSDVVARMFERHRGVPMGRSLLICDAIVLTASLSYIDIRKMMYTLLASYVFSKVVNFTQAGSYPAQGFIIISTQAEEISNQIMWQLERGVTLLKSEGAYSHQPGQAVYCVVASEEVVTLKRLINDIDPHAFITTFDIASVEGEGFTYNLPDQSH; via the coding sequence ATGCTCAAGCAGGCATCAACAAATAAAGTAAGGCTGTTGGATCTGCTGATGATCACGATCGGCTGCGGCATTTATGCATTGGGATTCGTTAAGATCAACATTGCCAATCGATTAGCGGAAGGCGGGGTTACCGGGATTTCTTTGATTATCTATCACCTGTTTCATGTTGATCCTTCCATTTCGACACTTTGCATCAACATTCCGCTGATTATTATCGGGTATCGGCTGTTGGGACGGCGCGCTTTGATCTATACCGTCTATGGCACGATCTGGCTTTCAGTGTGGATCTGGATTTGGCAGCGCGTCCCATTCACTCTGGATATTCAGCATGACCTGTTCCTTTCTGGGGTCTTGGCTGGTCTGATCGGCGGCTTTGGCTCAGGAATCGTCTACCGTTTTGATGGTACGACGGGCGGGTCGGATGTCGTCGCGCGGATGTTTGAAAGGCATCGCGGCGTTCCAATGGGGCGTTCGCTTTTAATCTGTGACGCGATCGTTTTAACGGCATCGCTTTCCTATATCGATATTCGTAAAATGATGTACACGCTGTTAGCATCCTATGTCTTTTCCAAGGTGGTTAACTTTACGCAGGCCGGTTCCTATCCTGCACAAGGCTTTATCATCATCTCGACACAAGCTGAGGAAATCAGCAATCAGATCATGTGGCAGCTGGAACGGGGCGTCACGCTGCTGAAAAGCGAAGGCGCCTATTCGCATCAGCCAGGGCAAGCCGTCTATTGCGTAGTGGCCTCTGAAGAAGTCGTGACCTTGAAACGCTTGATCAATGACATCGATCCGCATGCCTTTATTACTACGTTTGACATCGCCAGTGTGGAAGGCGAGGGCTTTACTTATAATCTGCCAGATCAGTCGCATTGA
- a CDS encoding alpha/beta hydrolase produces the protein MQKKKWSLLLGIILGMMMLTIPARAATNSATFIFHDRTGSQRDETPLITAAQKDGVKLSVLHAKVSAQGKVRLSGKLTKETAPVIEVEFAKHEGSYSKTAQWSYQVIKQARAKWHFKTMNLVGIGTGNMGLLNCLTRYADESQLPSLAKQVAIAGPFNGTHIQPNADSKLMKNGRPYHMNMLYHELLGLKKTYPKSSAVLNIYGNQGNHSDGTIANRSSRALKYLVMPRAKSYQEQEVKGTRAGHDQLTRNPQVQTAVIKFLWK, from the coding sequence ATGCAGAAAAAGAAATGGAGCCTGCTTTTAGGAATCATACTGGGAATGATGATGCTGACGATTCCAGCACGTGCGGCTACGAATTCAGCAACGTTTATCTTTCATGATCGAACCGGCAGTCAGCGTGACGAGACGCCATTAATTACAGCCGCGCAAAAAGATGGCGTGAAGCTAAGCGTTTTGCATGCCAAGGTCAGTGCGCAAGGAAAGGTCAGGCTGAGCGGAAAATTGACAAAGGAAACGGCGCCCGTAATCGAAGTCGAGTTTGCCAAGCATGAAGGCAGCTATTCTAAAACTGCGCAATGGTCATATCAAGTTATCAAACAAGCACGGGCTAAGTGGCATTTTAAGACCATGAACCTGGTGGGAATTGGTACTGGCAATATGGGCCTGCTGAACTGTCTGACGAGATATGCCGATGAAAGTCAGCTGCCAAGCCTTGCCAAACAGGTTGCCATTGCTGGTCCTTTTAATGGCACGCATATTCAGCCAAACGCCGATTCAAAGCTGATGAAAAACGGCCGCCCCTATCATATGAACATGCTTTATCATGAGCTGCTTGGCTTAAAAAAGACCTACCCCAAGTCAAGCGCCGTCTTAAACATCTACGGCAATCAAGGCAATCATTCGGATGGAACAATTGCCAATCGCTCATCACGTGCGCTGAAATATTTGGTAATGCCACGCGCCAAGAGTTATCAAGAACAAGAAGTCAAGGGCACGCGTGCAGGTCATGATCAGCTGACGCGCAACCCGCAAGTACAGACTGCCGTAATCAAGTTTTTATGGAAATAA
- a CDS encoding DUF1836 domain-containing protein, with product MMTKREQKMAQDLIDFKLPRYQDLPNVGLYLEQTTNYLNQCLSPLGDVKLTSSMISNYVKHGLISRPQKKLYQTEQLAELMFIAVAKNVLQLDNLKLAIRIQQQSYDTQTAYDYFCEELENVLRYVFGLQDELAVVGHDHTEQKRMLRNLIMTVSHKVYLDKYFQTLAAGESAVSSPKQSQQ from the coding sequence ATGATGACCAAGAGAGAACAAAAAATGGCCCAAGACCTGATTGATTTTAAACTGCCGCGCTATCAAGATCTGCCTAACGTTGGCCTTTATCTGGAACAGACGACCAATTATCTGAATCAGTGTCTCAGTCCATTAGGCGACGTTAAGCTGACCAGCTCCATGATCAGCAACTATGTCAAGCATGGTTTGATCTCGCGGCCGCAAAAGAAGCTTTATCAAACAGAGCAGCTGGCCGAGCTGATGTTTATTGCCGTGGCTAAAAACGTCCTGCAGCTGGATAATCTGAAACTGGCAATCCGGATTCAACAGCAAAGCTATGATACGCAGACAGCCTATGACTATTTCTGTGAAGAACTGGAAAACGTCTTACGATACGTGTTTGGATTGCAAGATGAGCTGGCAGTAGTGGGGCATGATCATACCGAACAAAAACGCATGCTGCGCAACCTGATTATGACGGTCAGTCACAAAGTCTATCTCGACAAGTATTTTCAGACATTAGCAGCTGGCGAATCAGCGGTCTCGTCGCCCAAACAGTCACAACAATAG